AGGGAACTTCAAGTATAGTTTGAGGTATCCCGAAAGGAACATTTCCTCGTCAATGAGCAATCCCCGACTGGAGGTAACAGGAGACGGTCGACCGATTCTTCACGGCCGCCTTACCACCCGGGATGCTTATGGTCATGACAGAAGTCTTGATTTATCTAAAATTCTGTGGAATAAAGATGGTCGACTATCTCTGAATGGTGGGTACCTGATCCAACTTGACCACCTGCTTTAGCGAGAATGGCTGTTGACGAGTTAAACAGAGGACGTGGTTCGCGCGGAAGACGatagaagaagggaagaggCAAGGCAGAAAATGGTTAGATAGTCCCTTTCAATTAATGTCTGAAGTGTCAATCCCAACGTCACTAACGGTTTTTGCAGCTCGAAAAAGCGCGTCGCAACCCCAAACTGATGGAACGGTTGAGGCGCCAGGGGAAACTTTGAGAATTGACGGAAAGGCAAGGTCATATTTGCTATACATCAGTGTCAGCAAATCTATTTCATGACGGCGTTATGGACACAGCAGCTAGTTCAAGATATTTCGCAACCAATTCTGTTAGTACCATGGACTTCTCGGgtttatagtataatttttcCAATCCTAACCCCTCTCCCCGTCTCGCTCCTGTCCTTTACTCTGAATTCTTATATATTCGGAATTCCTACTCAAGGCAACTATAAATGTACTGTTAAATAGTCGACGCGGAAACATAAGACCATTGGCGGGATTCCACGAAGCGATTATGCCACAGGGCTAAGGACTCCACGAATGTATCTATCATGAAGCCATTCAAGCTTAAGGCCAAAGGGCCATGTCCATGGAGTATACATAATTAGAAGACTAATCAGTACGAAACAAGTCACTGGCAATTACAATAGTAATTATCAAGCAATGCCTTTCCGCGATTGCCAAGAACCTCACTATATACTTAAAGAAAAATGCTTGTGTGTCATGtcctcccttcccttcctccaTAACGCCAAGTCCCATAATCTCGTATAAACCATACTGAAACAGGTTCCCGGTTCATTCTATTTAATCCATAGATCTTGGCAGGAAATCTTGGCAGCTCGTGACAATGCTGCGCAATATAATTGGCTGGCTGTATATGTTTAACTTTGCCGTGAAGGAGCCAAACTTATATCTAATGTCATGAAATGCCTTTTCGCCTTCAGTCTGGAATTAGAAGAGATTTGACCCCTTGAATATTGTGGTAGCCTCCAAGAAATGCTTCTCCCAGCCTCGTTTTCGCGACATATCTCTTCTCTTAGGTCGCTGAATCGGAAGTGGCAAAGACTCGTAGCGAGAAGGAACAGAAACAATGACGAACTTTCGAGTCGTATGCTTGATGTGTTTCTACGAACTTGGGACTTAGGATTCACCAGTTTTGGTGGACCTCCCGTGCACTTTCGTATCCTACATGAGAGATTCGtgcaaggaaaaggagagaaggaaaaatgggTCGATGAGCAGACTGTAAGTTTATGTCCTGCTGCGTCTTGTTTCTGACCCGTGTGTTCTTTCAACGGAGGATAATACCAGACTGATACCCAGGACAGTATCAGGAGCTCTTTGCGATATGCCAGGGTCTTCCTGGCCCAGCAAGCACAAAGATGATTTTCTGCCTGACCCTGTTACATGCTGGGTTTATTCCAGCACTGTTAGTTTTCTTCATTTGGAGGTAAGGGCCCAATATCGGCTTCAACAAGATTATATCATATACTTACAGTCATATAGTCTACCGGGAGCGATTGGCATGTATGCTCTCTCCCTTGGTGTCCAGAAAATTGGCGACACTCTTCCTTTACCGGTGTATGCGCTTCTCTCTGGATTAAATTCCTCAACTGTTGGCATCATTGCACTTGCAGCTGTGCAGTTAGCCGAGAAAGCTATTCGCGATAGGCTAACTCGCATCTTGGTAATATTCGGTGCATGTGCTGGACTATGTCATAACTCTCTTTGGTATTTCCCACTGTTAATGGTTCTTGGAGGTCTGGCAAGCATTATCtgggatggatggatgagCCAACGAATCCGGAAGATAAAGCTTGCATGGAGGAGAAAACACACGGTCCATCCCACCACTGAAACGGAGCTAGCAACTATGGAGAGTGCTCCGATGGAAGAGGGTGGACGAAACCCCGGATCTAATCAAATTGACAATACACCTGAATCGCAAAGAAATCCAGTCCGATCACGAAACGTTGGTCCTAGGAGTGAATCGGTTCGCCCGAGCTCGGCAGATACTCCATTTCATCAAGATGCAGAAGAGCATCCCTTGCCGACCCATAGGATCCGTATTCGAGTGGGAATTCTCATTAcagtttgtttctttggtgaGCATCTTCAACACAGCTGGCTCCTGATACCGCATAATTGTAATTAACTCGGCTCTAGCATCCTTCATTGGCCTTCTTGTTGGTAGGAGCGTCTCCGAGCAACCGCCATTGGCACTTGACCTTTTCACCAACATGTATCTGGCTGGTACCATCATCTTCGGCGGTGGGCCAGTTGTCAtccctcttcttcgctcCTATGTTGTTGCACCTGGCTGGGTTTCTAGTCGGGACTTTCTTCTCGGACTAGCAATCATTCAAGCCTTCCCAGGTCCTAACTTCAACTTTGCTGTTTACCTTGGGGCTCTAGCCTTACAAAACTCCCAGTTTCCAACAATCTTCGGTGCCTTTTTGGGAGGACTTGGAATCTTCTTTCCTGGGATTGCATTGGCAGTTGCCGTACAGAGCTTTTGGAGAACTCTCCGGCAGCGAAAATGGGTTGTCGATTTTCTTAGAGGTGTAAACGCAACTGCGGTCGGATTGGTATTTACTGCTGTTTATAGGCTCTGGGAGATTGGGTATCTTACTCCTGAGGCTACTAATGGGCAGAGTCTGGCAAAGGAGCCATGGTGGGTGGTGATTGCTGTTTTGACTTACGCAGAAAGTGCATGGTTCAATGTGCCATCTGCTGCTGCGATCATAGTTGGTGCTGTACTGGGGCTTTGCTGGTATGGGGTGGTGGGCTATTAGGCGCTGTGACAGCGTGTGATGGTTTGTATACTTTCCCATATTCGAAAATGGGGGTTGCTATACGGTTCTTCGGCTGACATGCTATTAGTAATATTGCTGTCTGCATCTAATATCTCTAGGTCATTTGAGTCCGCCTGGAGAAACATTGTGACTCTGGGTACCTGGTTAATTAGCGTTCCACAACTCTTACTGCTACTGCCCGATTCATAGCTTAGCTTTCTATATTCAGTTGATCAAATATACGCTTTCCATGGTTGTGGGAGTTGTTGACAGGCAGTTGAAATACAAGCAAAAGTGTTTTCGTCTCCTGCTGATATGGCCGCTCCTTGTCAtgctattatttaaattatagattcCTTCTTTCATTTGTACTGTCTACTATTTAGAGAAGCTTGGCACGtctatatctaaattattcAACGGTTTCCCAGGGACGTTCGGATTCTATCAAAATCCATGGACATAGCATTACTAATAGATCAAACGATGATTCATACAGTCCGATGATAGTCATGGAATACGAGGAAATGCTTAGGACACCGTTCTCCAATCAGAGAAGCTTTTCGTAAGCGCTAATGCGTGGCGCCTGGGAGTATATCAGCACTAGAGGCACACTGCATTCAGCTATAAATTCTCCTTGCTTCCCACCGACTTTTGCTTATATTCAACGATTTCTCTCTGTCATTCAATCATCTTCTCCTGACCAATCGTCGATGATGAGATACTTACTAACGGTCAGCCTGGCTCTGGTTGCTACCGTGGGAGGAAACCCCTCTGAGCCCATCGTTGACTTGGGATATTCATCTTATCGAGGATACTATAACACAACGACGGGGCTTAATATCTGGAAAGGGTGCGCAGCTACATGCCCCATCTCTACCTCCACTCAGCGTTTGTTGATTCCTCTGCGAGCAGAATTCGCTATGCGGCCCCTCCAATCAACGAATTGCGATGGCAACCCCCTGTTGCTCCTCCTCGGAATTCCAGCCATATTCTTCCAGCTGTTGACCAGCCGCCTGTCTGCCCGCAATCCGGTGCCGCTGGGACACCGACAGTCTATGGCTTCAACTCGGGTCCAGGTGACGAGGACTGTTTGTATCTGAACGTCTATGCACCACCCAGAGCATCGGATTTGCCGGTCTTCGTCTGGATTCGTAAGATGCCACTATGCCTTTGTCAATTAGTGTAGATACAGCAATCGGTGTATTTTTCTAACTATCTGGTAGATGGAGGTGGATACGGCCTCTTTGGAGCTGTCTATGACCCTAGTCCATTGATGAATACCAACGGCAACGGCTTTATCACGGTAGAAATCCAGTACCGTCTCGGAGCATTTGGCTTTCTGTCATCCGCAGAGGTTCGTGAAAGAGGGACTAATAATGCTGGTCTTTTGGACCAGCGGTTCGCACTGCAATGGGTTCAGCAACATATCACTAAATTTGGCGGCAACCCCAGGCGCGTCACTATCGGTGGCGAGTCAGCTGGTGCTGGAGCATCCATGCTGCACGCACTGGCttatggaggagaagagtcGAATCTATTCCAGAATGTACTTACCGGGATCTACCTTCAGCCGCTCAATCACGATCTGAATCCTTTACTGACGCCGGCCGCACTTAGATCATTGCAGCTAGTCCGTACTCGGTACCGATATACCCATATGATGACCCTGTACCCACCGGCTACTACGAAGAATTCGTCGAAAAGGCAGGCTGTGGCCCATCTTCGATCGCAAAAGTCCGGTACAACAGCAGCTTTGATTGCTTAGTAGCAGCACCGAGCGAGACGCTCCAAAACGCCAGCGGTCTGGTTTCCGAATCAGGCTTATTCGGCACGTTTGCATTTCTGCCTGTCATCGACAATGATCTGATTCGCGAGCGACCGTCGGCGCAGTTACTCTCAGGCAAAGTCACTGGTCAGCGAATCCTTGTCGGAGTAAGCTCGTCTGTCTCTTGCTTTCAATCCTACGGTACGCTGACAAGTTGTAGAACAATGCTAATGACGGCGTCCCCTTGAGTAATCCGAATGTGGTGACACGCACCGCATTCGACAGCTACCTTTCGGCGACATTCCCAAACTTCACCGAGACCGATCTAGCCTGGCTAAATCTGGTCTATGACACGGCCGATTCTCAGCCGACCGACGACAGCCCCCGGTTCGACACCCTGGGCACTTCAGGTCCAACTGCAAAGAACGAGTCTGAGGTGGCGACGGGACTACAGCAGACCGTGTTTAACATCTTTGCCGAGTCCACATTTGACTGTCCTGCACAGTGGCTCGCCGAGGCGTTTGGGGGACCTCTCCGCCAGGCCTGGAAGTACCAATACTCAGTCACACCAGCCTACCACGGCGCGGACATGAACGCCTATTTTCCCGCCAAAGCGTCCTGGCCCAGCAAAGAGTTCAACCACGCATTCCAGAAGATCTGGGGcagttttattattaacgATTCGCCAATTATTCCGCTCCAAGATGCCACTGCTAACCAGAGCCACGCCATTGTCCCTGAAACCCCACACGGTACCCTTGACTGGCCACAGTTCCACCCATCGGCCCCTTGGCACATGGATTTAAATACCACCGGCGGCACCGTCTCCCCGGTTGTCGTCACGCCAAACTACACCTATTATATCCGGCAGGGCGACGATATTATTAATCACTTCCGTCTAGCAAACGCCTATACCTGGGAAGGAGGACGAGGTCTAAGATGTCTATTTTGGCGCGCCGTTGCAGACCGGATTCCGCTGTAACTCCGGAAGCTCAACAAATTCCGCCTGACGCGATCCAGGTGGGACTAAAACCAGCCTGGTATAGATTTTCTCCCTAGACCCTTAGAATTAATAAAGCAACCCTGAACGATGTTACGTACCTCCATTGAAGGGGGCAAAGCTTAGCGCCTGTAGCTAACCCGGATCTTCAACCGTACCACACAACTAAGACAGTAATGATTCACAGCTATATACATAATCTGCTCAGTCACATGTCGTTCGGACCACAGTTATATCTATCAACTTGTCACAGACGACGGGCGGTGAGTTTCAGGTTCTCTTTACGTGCTTCCgtggagaaaagggaagtTGGGTGTCGATCTATTGCAGCTGCGCGACGATAGTGGGGAATTTGCGAATAATGTTATGGAGAATGTAGATCCGGAAGAGGTAACCGCTCTCTGGCGGTATAAACCTA
This DNA window, taken from Aspergillus flavus chromosome 5, complete sequence, encodes the following:
- a CDS encoding CVNH domain-containing protein — translated: MNIATTCNSWSIENHRLEEERRWVTDLHCKAKKDNGEWISTQLRLDDILGNDDGNFKYSLRYPERNISSSMSNPRLEVTGDGRPILHGRLTTRDAYGHDRSLDLSKILWNKDGRLSLNEDVVRAEDDRRREEARQKMLEKARRNPKLMERLRRQGKL
- a CDS encoding chromate transporter-domain-containing protein, whose translation is MLLPASFSRHISSLRSLNRKWQRLVARRNRNNDELSSRMLDVFLRTWDLGFTSFGGPPVHFRILHERFVQGKGEKEKWVDEQTYQELFAICQGLPGPASTKMIFCLTLLHAGFIPALLVFFIWSLPGAIGMYALSLGVQKIGDTLPLPVYALLSGLNSSTVGIIALAAVQLAEKAIRDRLTRILVIFGACAGLCHNSLWYFPLLMVLGGLASIIWDGWMSQRIRKIKLAWRRKHTVHPTTETELATMESAPMEEGGRNPGSNQIDNTPESQRNPVRSRNVGPRSESVRPSSADTPFHQDAEEHPLPTHRIRIRVGILITVCFFASFIGLLVGRSVSEQPPLALDLFTNMYLAGTIIFGGGPVVIPLLRSYVVAPGWVSSRDFLLGLAIIQAFPGPNFNFAVYLGALALQNSQFPTIFGAFLGGLGIFFPGIALAVAVQSFWRTLRQRKWVVDFLRGVNATAVGLVFTAVYRLWEIGYLTPEATNGQSLAKEPWWVVIAVLTYAESAWFNVPSAAAIIVGAVLGLCWYGVVGY
- a CDS encoding Alpha/Beta hydrolase protein, which produces MRGAWEYISTRGTLHSAINSPCFPPTFAYIQRFLSVIQSSSPDQSSMMRYLLTVSLALVATVGGNPSEPIVDLGYSSYRGYYNTTTGLNIWKGIRYAAPPINELRWQPPVAPPRNSSHILPAVDQPPVCPQSGAAGTPTVYGFNSGPGDEDCLYLNVYAPPRASDLPVFVWIHGGGYGLFGAVYDPSPLMNTNGNGFITVEIQYRLGAFGFLSSAEVRERGTNNAGLLDQRFALQWVQQHITKFGGNPRRVTIGGESAGAGASMLHALAYGGEESNLFQNIIAASPYSVPIYPYDDPVPTGYYEEFVEKAGCGPSSIAKVRYNSSFDCLVAAPSETLQNASGLVSESGLFGTFAFLPVIDNDLIRERPSAQLLSGKVTGQRILVGNNANDGVPLSNPNVVTRTAFDSYLSATFPNFTETDLAWLNLVYDTADSQPTDDSPRFDTLGTSGPTAKNESEVATGLQQTVFNIFAESTFDCPAQWLAEAFGGPLRQAWKYQYSVTPAYHGADMNAYFPAKASWPSKEFNHAFQKIWGSFIINDSPIIPLQDATANQSHAIVPETPHGTLDWPQFHPSAPWHMDLNTTGGTVSPVVVTPNYTYYIRQGDDIINHFRLANAYTWEGGRGLRCLFWRAVADRIPL